In the Drosophila takahashii strain IR98-3 E-12201 chromosome 3R, DtakHiC1v2, whole genome shotgun sequence genome, one interval contains:
- the cic gene encoding putative transcription factor capicua isoform X6, translating to MLCTKESQRRGFCSRHLNQKGNNSALPSSTGPGRLLSDSRSSSKTQIDEDTSRDSETSPNYRVKGRYDQEETDAAVMLVSLSSSRSATPSYTSPVNHAGASPLNAIAHSPVNVSATHRQNFFTPIANQSQQQQQQPVAVPLDSKWKTTPSPVLYNANNNSSSNSNNNNNGWEPSSSSNNNTHVAATAATSTPLPPQTTPVSLVMHAPPPQHHQLQHHHHQPPPPPPASLPAPSAPPTSNNSVGHATSVIRISSSQQQHQQQQQQQHQQHPHVVVSGGQTFHPVIVDATQLTVPLPPTTVSFHQPNTPTSTAATVASMGQEKMLPKNGYNAPWFKLLPHMTPMSKAPPAPATPTLTTSASSYNVVMMQQQQQQHQQQQQQLQQQQQSPPQMPLNHNNNHLIVPAPLCSPGKPLNCSMNDAKVAAAAAAAAVANQRQQQQQEEADDQLDDDVFEATTPGIGNNSKKTAAMRLPTHNSNIRKLEECHDASDGVAGAPATSAAKRRSQSLSALQQQQQQQQQQQQAGAAGAAAGQTANKKIRRPMNAFMIFSKKHRKMVHKKHPNQDNRTVSKILGEWWYALKPEQKAQYHELASSVKDAHFKLHPEWKWCSKDRRKSSTSTATPGGKGGGAADAKQRLVSVDGSDSLEHDMCPSTPGGSGSQGITSDLQGDIIPLTIDNYNSTCDEAPTTISMKGSGSGNGKLMKNELPSDEDEQMLVVEEVEQTQQPAKKIDLHCRERVNDSDMDDAPFDYRKQQPEANQRSAEDHNTQTGANGQAMNAPPLSGGEREITLKPKAIKAHPVLESNMPYTQMSIYTQYTSPKNPIGVTPFQPTGGAFKSMPISPKGSGGKPEDAASLQPHIKQEDIKQEPPSPYKLNGGSGSAASGGGVVSAPPPSSGSVGAIFNFNVPTATALSQKQFHYPMHHPHRSPTDLRAAHQACVPSSPAGMGLGHAANIATPPASAPAQIMGGGPGQGQKMFFAMSNPYPLLPRSHQPGTPSLEHLQLDAFAPGSYIFKNHNGLSSLPPPVSAQPTMLLHGYTPSHSAEPPASSPSYKSMPSTPKSATYLMSAPPERGMDHSSAAASGGDESDMDADGQQFILAPTPAQLGRAPLQRRKNLSQSKSENNVSFGANLGASNGQHISRKLHSPTMMEASSPIIGHVNSSSLSSALPTPTSSTTTPNSDEQLPLTPTTSSANSNIQQQPKSPMKGAPGSAAAALKKKNDEMNNSVLKQVDFEKKYKALPQFQPEDCQSPSAIAVPSSPRVYGTNYRKKNTAPPPTQKLMCDDDSIDEPASAPPTTTQRFFGPDFTNELKDERLAELDSSDQTGRSPRTPKTPLQSARSDASEKGHRKVLETRRHLVMQLFAEHGNFPTAQATIAFQTKHIDVFPRKQDLQLKIREVRQKLLGQASCTPHSAGPNTPSDSNSSSTTLSASSGGLNVQATNAADVFQYY from the exons ATGCTCTGCACCAAGGAATCTCAGCGGCGCGGCTTCTGCTCGCGGCACCTCAACCAGAAGGGCAACAACAGCGCCCTGCCCTCGTCGACGGGTCCGGGTCGTCTGCTCAG TGACAGCCGATCGAGCAGCAAGACGCAGATCGATGAGGACACCTCTCGCGACTCGGAGACGTCGCCCAACTATCGGGTCAAAGGTCGCTACGATCAGGAGGAGACCGATGCGGCCGTCATGCTGG TATCGCTGAGCAGCTCGCGATCTGCCACGCCCTCGTACACCTCGCCTGTGAACCACGCCGGAGCCTCGCCGCTCAATGCCATTGCCCATTCGCCGGTTAATGTGTCCGCCACTCACAGGCAGAACTTTTTCACGCCCATCGCCAACCagtcgcagcagcaacaacaacagcctgTGGCCGTACCGCTCGACTCCAAGTGGAAAACAACACCCAGTCCGGTGCTCTACaatgccaacaacaacagcagcagcaacagtaacaacaacaacaatggctgggagccgagcagcagcagcaacaacaatactCATGTTGCAgccacggcagcaacatcaaccccACTGCCGCCGCAAACAACGCCCGTTTCGCTGGTGATGCATGCCCCACCGCCGCAGCACCACCAactgcagcaccaccaccaccaaccgCCTCCGCCGCCACCTGCCAGTTTGCCAGCCCCATCGGCACCAcccaccagcaacaacagtgTGGGTCATGCCACCAGCGTTATACGCATTTCCAGCagccaacagcaacatcagcagcagcagcaacagcagcaccagcaacaTCCACATGTGGTGGTGTCCGGCGGTCAGACCTTTCATCCCGTGATTGTGGACGCCACTCAGCTGACTGTGCCCCTGCCGCCCACAACGGTTTCATTTCATCAGCCCAACACGCCCACCTCAACGGCGGCCACAGTGGCGTCCATGGGTCAGGAGAAGATGCTGCCAAAAAACG GCTACAATGCGCCCTGGTTCAAGCTGCTGCCCCACATGACGCCCATGAGCAAGGCGCCACCAGCTCCGGCCACTCCAACCTTGACCACTTCGGCCAGCAGTTACAACGTGGTAATgatgcaacaacagcagcagcaacatcagcagcagcagcaacaactgcagcaacagcaacagtcgCCGCCCCAAATGCCGCtgaaccacaacaacaaccatcTGATTGTGCCCGCTCCACTCTGTTCCCCCGGCAAGCCGCTCAACTGCTCCATGAACGATGCCAAGgtagcggcagcagcagcagcggccgcAGTGGCCAACCAgaggcaacagcagcagcaggaggaggcgGACGATCAGCTGGACGATGATGTCTTCGAGGCCACGACGCCCGGGATAGGAAACAACAGCAAGAAAACGGCAGCCATGCGCCTGCCCacgcacaacagcaacatacgCAAGCTGGAGGAGTGTCATGATGCGAGCGATGGAGTAGCCGGTGCACCAGCCACCTCGGCAGCCAAGCGGAGGAGTCAATCGTTAAGCgccctgcagcagcagcagcaacaacagcagcagcagcaacaagcgggagcggcaggagcagcagctgggCAGACGGCGAACAAGAAGATCAGGCGACCCATGAACGCCTTCATGATCTTTTCGAAGAAGCACCGCAAGATGGTGCACAAGAAGCATCCGAATCAGGACAACCGAACGGTTAGCAAGATCCTGGGCGAGTGGTGGTACGCTTTGAAGCCAGAGCAGAAGGCGCAGTACCATGAGCTGGCCAGCTCCGTGAAGGATGCACACTTTAAGCTGCATCCGGAGTGGAAGTGGTGCTCAAAGGATCGTCGCAAGTCGTCCACTTCGACGGCCACGCCGGGTGGAaagggaggaggagcagccgaCGCCAAGCAGCGACTGGTCTCAGTGGACGGCTCCGATTCCCTGGAACACGACATGTGCCCCTCAACGCCGGGAGGCAGCGGCAGCCAGGGCATCACCTCTGATCTTCAGGGCGACATTATACCGCTGACGATCGACAACTATAATAGCACCTGCGACGAGGCGCCAACTACGATCTCGATGAagggcagcggcagcggcaacgGCAAGCTGATGAAGAACGAGCTGCCCTCCGACGAAGACGAGCAGATGCTGGtggtggaggaggtggagcaGACGCAACAGCCAGCAAAGAAGATCGACCTGCATTGCCGCGAGCGAGTGAATGACTCGGACATGGACGACGCACCCTTTGACTACCGCAAGCAGCAGCCAGAGGCGAATCAG CGTTCGGCGGAGGACCACAATACACAAACCGGTGCCAATGGCCAGGCCATGAACGCACCGCCGCTCAGCGGAGGAGAGCGCGAGATCACACTGAAACCCAAGGCAATCAAGGCCCATCCGGTGCTGGAGAGCAACATGCCATACACCCAAATGTCCATCTACACGCAGTACACTAGTCCCAAGAATCCAATCGGTGTAACACCATTCCAACCCACAG GCGGCGCCTTCAAGTCGATGCCCATTAGCCCCAAGGGCAGTGGTGGCAAGCCAGAGGACGCTGCCTCCCTGCAGCCACATATCAAGCAGGAGGACATCAAGCAGGAGCCGCCATCGCCGTACAAGCTGAACGGTGGCTCCGGATCAGCCGCCTCCGGTGGGGGCGTGGTCAGTGCTCCGCCGCCCAGCAGCGGCAGCGTCGGTGCCATCTTCAACTTTAATGTGCCAACGGCGACGGCTTTGAGTCAGAAGCAGTTCCACTACCCCATGCACCATCCCCATCGCAGTCCCACGGATCTTAGAG CTGCCCACCAGGCGTGTGTGCCATCGTCGCCGGCGGGCATGGGATTGGGTCATGCGGCCAAcattgccacgcccccggCATCGGCCCCCGCCCAGATCATGGGAGGTGGACCGGGGCAAGGCCAGAAGATGTTCTTCGCCATGAGCAATCCG TACCCCTTGCTGCCGCGCTCCCACCAACCGGGCACTCCGAGTCTGGAGCACTTGCAGCTGGACGCCTTTGCGCCAGGAAGTTACATATTTAAGAATCACAACGGTCTGTCCTCATTGCCGCCGCCTGTGAGTGCCCAGCCCACGATGCTGCTGCATGGATATACGCCGAGCCACAGCGCCGAACCGCCAGCTAGTTCGCCCTCGTACAAATCAATGCCATCCACTCCCAAGTCGGCCACGTATCTAATGAGTGCGCCACCGGAACGCGGAATGGATCATTCATCAGCGGCGGCGAGTGGAGGCGATGAGAGCGATATGGATGCCGATGGTCAGCAGTTTATACTGGCTCCTACTCCTGCCCAATTGGGACGAGCTCCACTTCAGCGGCGCAAGAATCTAT CGCAAAGCAAGTCGGAGAACAATGTGTCCTTCGGAGCTAATCTAGGGGCCAGCAATGGACAGCACATTAGCCGCAAGCTGCACTCGCCCACAATGATGGAGGCCTCGTCGCCGATCATAGGCCATGTGAACAGCAGCAGCCTCAGCTCTGCCCTGCCCACGCCCACATCCTCGACAACTACGCCGAACAGCGATGAGCAATTGCCTCTGACGCCGACCACTAGCAGCGCCAACAGCAATATTCAGCAGCAGCCCAAATCTCCGATGAAGGGAGCGCCTGGATCAGCGGCAGCGGCGCTCAAAAAGAAGAACGATGAGATGAACAA CAGTGTGCTCAAGCAGGTGGACTTTGAGAAGAAGTACAAGGCCCTGCCGCAGTTTCAGCCTGAGGATTGCCAGTCGCCCAGTGCCATCGCTGTGCCCTCTTCGCCGCGCGTCTATGGCACCAACTACCGCAAGAAGAACACGGCTCCGCCGCCAACTCAGAAGCTAA TGTGCGATGACGACTCCATTGACGAACCAGCTTCGGCACCGCCCACAACCACCCAACGTTTCTTTGGTCCTGACTTTACCAACGAGCTAAAGG ACGAACGCCTTGCAGAACTGGACAGCTCTGACCAAACGGGCCGCTCGCCCAGGACGCCAAAGACACCGCTGCAGAGCGCTCGTTCGGATGCCAGCGAGAAGGGCCACCGCAAGGTGCTGGAGACGCGTCGCCACCTGGTCATGCAGCTGTTCGCCGAGCACGGTAACTTTCCCACTGCCCAGGCAACCATAGCCTTTCAG aCCAAGCACATCGATGTCTTTCCGCGCAAGCAAGACCTGCAGCTGAAGATACGAGAGGTGCGCCAGAAGCTGCTTGGCCAGGCATCCTGCACTCCGCACTCGGCGGGTCCCAACACGCCGTCCGACTCCAACTCGTCGTCAACCACATTGAGTGCCAGTAGCGGCGGCTTGAATGTGCAGGCCACCAATGCAGCAG ATGTTTTTCAATATTACTAA
- the cic gene encoding putative transcription factor capicua isoform X3 translates to MLSAANATATATHGGAAAAAAIAAAETYVITNKQQQQQQQQQQQQQVFVVAANKMVIPATGATIAGIPTATTTAAAESTATQQHQQQQQQHMQHQQHVLFQPHLQATTTTTTAATSTPQQQQPPQPRQHPKKRKFDPAELDKTEQHPQQQHPQQQQQLSLQQKQQKPADTNGNSDGHQLHRMIVSCGAGAGNNNSSNSSSSSNSNSNSDIKQQHASGSTYKQHVASGNNSHAATINHQRTHTPTTAVYYPQQQQQQQQRFSFNSNNQQHVQEQHQQQQSQQQHQQQSLLDLSEWNNTRVLAKIHNHYAPGIIRQVQEASPDSILVEFDSTDLGLLLYPDVLHQGRNHVILDASPPMADITLDARVCVRQRVEGRGSGSFVYVEGIITDINQATKQYSVQLIGDEMATTKVVRRADLRLLQPPWWDELNELTPSGGASAPASSAKRKVSAGGSGAAPGEAMAVPSGNIVYPKAATGAPLTFVATRYDGKLPTAPPTPTHQQHLVKQEEYYRTTATSPFQTRPQFAGPSHGSEQVAQAAQSHPQQTNGLPDIVISPGSNGQHLKMQQQQQQQSSRGYDDYDSDDELKRVGIGYSPAAGDLDTEKMSACSKRSSMQSRGSTSSLLDQRLTPRSHPATPRSQATTPHRFKKGDIVESESGVRKKYNGKQWRRLCMLCTKESQRRGFCSRHLNQKGNNSALPSSTGPGRLLSDSRSSSKTQIDEDTSRDSETSPNYRVKGRYDQEETDAAVMLVSLSSSRSATPSYTSPVNHAGASPLNAIAHSPVNVSATHRQNFFTPIANQSQQQQQQPVAVPLDSKWKTTPSPVLYNANNNSSSNSNNNNNGWEPSSSSNNNTHVAATAATSTPLPPQTTPVSLVMHAPPPQHHQLQHHHHQPPPPPPASLPAPSAPPTSNNSVGHATSVIRISSSQQQHQQQQQQQHQQHPHVVVSGGQTFHPVIVDATQLTVPLPPTTVSFHQPNTPTSTAATVASMGQEKMLPKNGYNAPWFKLLPHMTPMSKAPPAPATPTLTTSASSYNVVMMQQQQQQHQQQQQQLQQQQQSPPQMPLNHNNNHLIVPAPLCSPGKPLNCSMNDAKVAAAAAAAAVANQRQQQQQEEADDQLDDDVFEATTPGIGNNSKKTAAMRLPTHNSNIRKLEECHDASDGVAGAPATSAAKRRSQSLSALQQQQQQQQQQQQAGAAGAAAGQTANKKIRRPMNAFMIFSKKHRKMVHKKHPNQDNRTVSKILGEWWYALKPEQKAQYHELASSVKDAHFKLHPEWKWCSKDRRKSSTSTATPGGKGGGAADAKQRLVSVDGSDSLEHDMCPSTPGGSGSQGITSDLQGDIIPLTIDNYNSTCDEAPTTISMKGSGSGNGKLMKNELPSDEDEQMLVVEEVEQTQQPAKKIDLHCRERVNDSDMDDAPFDYRKQQPEANQRSAEDHNTQTGANGQAMNAPPLSGGEREITLKPKAIKAHPVLESNMPYTQMSIYTQYTSPKNPIGVTPFQPTGGAFKSMPISPKGSGGKPEDAASLQPHIKQEDIKQEPPSPYKLNGGSGSAASGGGVVSAPPPSSGSVGAIFNFNVPTATALSQKQFHYPMHHPHRSPTDLRAAHQACVPSSPAGMGLGHAANIATPPASAPAQIMGGGPGQGQKMFFAMSNPYPLLPRSHQPGTPSLEHLQLDAFAPGSYIFKNHNGLSSLPPPVSAQPTMLLHGYTPSHSAEPPASSPSYKSMPSTPKSATYLMSAPPERGMDHSSAAASGGDESDMDADGQQFILAPTPAQLGRAPLQRRKNLSQSKSENNVSFGANLGASNGQHISRKLHSPTMMEASSPIIGHVNSSSLSSALPTPTSSTTTPNSDEQLPLTPTTSSANSNIQQQPKSPMKGAPGSAAAALKKKNDEMNNSVLKQVDFEKKYKALPQFQPEDCQSPSAIAVPSSPRVYGTNYRKKNTAPPPTQKLMCDDDSIDEPASAPPTTTQRFFGPDFTNELKDERLAELDSSDQTGRSPRTPKTPLQSARSDASEKGHRKVLETRRHLVMQLFAEHGNFPTAQATIAFQTKHIDVFPRKQDLQLKIREVRQKLLGQASCTPHSAGPNTPSDSNSSSTTLSASSGGLNVQATNAADVFQYY, encoded by the exons ATGCTCAGCGCTGCcaatgcaactgcaacagcaacacatggaggagcagcagcagcagccgcgaTTGCCGCAGCCGAGACTTATGTCATAACAaacaagcaacagcaacaacagcaacaacaacagcagcagcaacaagtctttgttgttgccgccaACAAAATGGTGATACCAGCAACGGGAGCAACAATCGCCGGTataccaacagcaacaacaacagctgccGCCGAGTCAACAGCAacgcagcaacatcaacagcagcagcagcaacatatgcaacaccagcaacatgtGCTGTTCCAGCCGCACCtacaagcaacaacaacaacaacaacagcagcaaccagCACACCtcagcaacagcaaccacCTCAGCCGCGGCAGCATCCCAAGAAGCGAAAGTTCGATCCAGCCGAGCTGGACAAGACCGAGCAGcatccccagcagcagcatcctcagcagcagcagcaactgagtctgcagcagaagcagcagaaaCCCGCCGATACGAATGGCAACAGCGATGGCCATCAGCTGCATCGCATGATCGTGAGTTGCGGTGCAGGcgccggcaacaacaacagtagcaacagcagcagtagcagtaaCAGTAACAGCAACAGCGATATCAAGCAGCAACATGCGAGCGGTAGTACTTACAAGCAACATGTTGCCAGCGGCAACAATAGTCACGCAGCCACAATCAATCAtcaacgcacacacacgcccACAACCGCCGTCTACTatccacagcagcagcagcaacagcaacaacgttTTAGCTTTAACTCAAACAATCAGCAACATGTACAGGaacaacaccagcagcaacagtcgcaacagcaacaccagcagcaatCCCTGCTCGATCTCAGCGAGTGGAACAACACGCGTGTCCTAGCCAAAATCCACAATCACTATGCTCCAGGGATAATACGCCAAGTGCAGGAGGCGTCTCCCGACTCAATACTCGTGGAATTCGATTCCACCGATTTGGGATTGCTGTTGTATCCGGACGTGTTGCACCAGGGCCGCAATCATGTGATACTCGATGCCAGCCCGCCCATGGCGGAT ATTACCCTGGATGCCCGTGTCTGTGTGCGCCAGCGGGTGGAAGGTCGCGGCTCCGGCAGCTTCGTCTACGTGGAGGGCATTATTACGGACATCAACCAGGCCACGAAGCAATATAGCGTGCAACTGATTGGCGACGAGATG GCCACCACCAAAGTAGTCCGTCGCGCCGATCTGCGGCTCCTGCAGCCGCCGTGGTGGGATGAGCTCAACGAACTGACGCCTTCGGGTGGAGCCAGTGCCCCCGCATCCAGTGCCAAGCGAAAGGTGTCGGCGGGAGGATCAGGAGCAGCGCCTGGCGAAGCAATGGCTGTGCCCAGTGGCAATATCGTTTACCCCAAGGCGGCCACCGGTGCGCCATTGACCTTCGTGGCCACCCGCTATGACGGCAAGCTGCCCACGGCGCCACCCACGCCCACCCACCAACAGCACCTGGTGAAACAAGAAGAGTATTATCGGACGACGGCCACGTCGCCCTTCCAGACGCGACCCCAATTCGCCGGCCCCTCCCACGGATCGGAGCAGGTGGCCCAGGCGGCGCAGTCGCACCCCCAGCAGACCAACGGCCTGCCGGACATCGTGATCTCCCCGGGCAGCAATGGGCAGCACCTCAagatgcagcaacagcagcagcagcagtcgtcGCGGGGCTACGACGACTACGACTCGGACGACGAACTCAAAAGGGTCGGCATCGGATACTCACCAGCGGCCGGCGACCTGGACACGGAGAAGATGAGCGCCTGCAGCAAGCGAAGCAGCATGCAGAGCCGCGGCAGCACGTCCAGTCTTCTCGACCAGAGGCTCACACCACGATCTCATCCAGCAACACCAAG ATCTCAGGCCACCACGCCGCACCGCTTCAAGAAGGGAGACATCGTGGAGTCGGAGTCCGGCGTGCGCAAGAAGTACAACGGGAAGCAGTGGCGTCGCCTGTGCATGCTCTGCACCAAGGAATCTCAGCGGCGCGGCTTCTGCTCGCGGCACCTCAACCAGAAGGGCAACAACAGCGCCCTGCCCTCGTCGACGGGTCCGGGTCGTCTGCTCAG TGACAGCCGATCGAGCAGCAAGACGCAGATCGATGAGGACACCTCTCGCGACTCGGAGACGTCGCCCAACTATCGGGTCAAAGGTCGCTACGATCAGGAGGAGACCGATGCGGCCGTCATGCTGG TATCGCTGAGCAGCTCGCGATCTGCCACGCCCTCGTACACCTCGCCTGTGAACCACGCCGGAGCCTCGCCGCTCAATGCCATTGCCCATTCGCCGGTTAATGTGTCCGCCACTCACAGGCAGAACTTTTTCACGCCCATCGCCAACCagtcgcagcagcaacaacaacagcctgTGGCCGTACCGCTCGACTCCAAGTGGAAAACAACACCCAGTCCGGTGCTCTACaatgccaacaacaacagcagcagcaacagtaacaacaacaacaatggctgggagccgagcagcagcagcaacaacaatactCATGTTGCAgccacggcagcaacatcaaccccACTGCCGCCGCAAACAACGCCCGTTTCGCTGGTGATGCATGCCCCACCGCCGCAGCACCACCAactgcagcaccaccaccaccaaccgCCTCCGCCGCCACCTGCCAGTTTGCCAGCCCCATCGGCACCAcccaccagcaacaacagtgTGGGTCATGCCACCAGCGTTATACGCATTTCCAGCagccaacagcaacatcagcagcagcagcaacagcagcaccagcaacaTCCACATGTGGTGGTGTCCGGCGGTCAGACCTTTCATCCCGTGATTGTGGACGCCACTCAGCTGACTGTGCCCCTGCCGCCCACAACGGTTTCATTTCATCAGCCCAACACGCCCACCTCAACGGCGGCCACAGTGGCGTCCATGGGTCAGGAGAAGATGCTGCCAAAAAACG GCTACAATGCGCCCTGGTTCAAGCTGCTGCCCCACATGACGCCCATGAGCAAGGCGCCACCAGCTCCGGCCACTCCAACCTTGACCACTTCGGCCAGCAGTTACAACGTGGTAATgatgcaacaacagcagcagcaacatcagcagcagcagcaacaactgcagcaacagcaacagtcgCCGCCCCAAATGCCGCtgaaccacaacaacaaccatcTGATTGTGCCCGCTCCACTCTGTTCCCCCGGCAAGCCGCTCAACTGCTCCATGAACGATGCCAAGgtagcggcagcagcagcagcggccgcAGTGGCCAACCAgaggcaacagcagcagcaggaggaggcgGACGATCAGCTGGACGATGATGTCTTCGAGGCCACGACGCCCGGGATAGGAAACAACAGCAAGAAAACGGCAGCCATGCGCCTGCCCacgcacaacagcaacatacgCAAGCTGGAGGAGTGTCATGATGCGAGCGATGGAGTAGCCGGTGCACCAGCCACCTCGGCAGCCAAGCGGAGGAGTCAATCGTTAAGCgccctgcagcagcagcagcaacaacagcagcagcagcaacaagcgggagcggcaggagcagcagctgggCAGACGGCGAACAAGAAGATCAGGCGACCCATGAACGCCTTCATGATCTTTTCGAAGAAGCACCGCAAGATGGTGCACAAGAAGCATCCGAATCAGGACAACCGAACGGTTAGCAAGATCCTGGGCGAGTGGTGGTACGCTTTGAAGCCAGAGCAGAAGGCGCAGTACCATGAGCTGGCCAGCTCCGTGAAGGATGCACACTTTAAGCTGCATCCGGAGTGGAAGTGGTGCTCAAAGGATCGTCGCAAGTCGTCCACTTCGACGGCCACGCCGGGTGGAaagggaggaggagcagccgaCGCCAAGCAGCGACTGGTCTCAGTGGACGGCTCCGATTCCCTGGAACACGACATGTGCCCCTCAACGCCGGGAGGCAGCGGCAGCCAGGGCATCACCTCTGATCTTCAGGGCGACATTATACCGCTGACGATCGACAACTATAATAGCACCTGCGACGAGGCGCCAACTACGATCTCGATGAagggcagcggcagcggcaacgGCAAGCTGATGAAGAACGAGCTGCCCTCCGACGAAGACGAGCAGATGCTGGtggtggaggaggtggagcaGACGCAACAGCCAGCAAAGAAGATCGACCTGCATTGCCGCGAGCGAGTGAATGACTCGGACATGGACGACGCACCCTTTGACTACCGCAAGCAGCAGCCAGAGGCGAATCAG CGTTCGGCGGAGGACCACAATACACAAACCGGTGCCAATGGCCAGGCCATGAACGCACCGCCGCTCAGCGGAGGAGAGCGCGAGATCACACTGAAACCCAAGGCAATCAAGGCCCATCCGGTGCTGGAGAGCAACATGCCATACACCCAAATGTCCATCTACACGCAGTACACTAGTCCCAAGAATCCAATCGGTGTAACACCATTCCAACCCACAG GCGGCGCCTTCAAGTCGATGCCCATTAGCCCCAAGGGCAGTGGTGGCAAGCCAGAGGACGCTGCCTCCCTGCAGCCACATATCAAGCAGGAGGACATCAAGCAGGAGCCGCCATCGCCGTACAAGCTGAACGGTGGCTCCGGATCAGCCGCCTCCGGTGGGGGCGTGGTCAGTGCTCCGCCGCCCAGCAGCGGCAGCGTCGGTGCCATCTTCAACTTTAATGTGCCAACGGCGACGGCTTTGAGTCAGAAGCAGTTCCACTACCCCATGCACCATCCCCATCGCAGTCCCACGGATCTTAGAG CTGCCCACCAGGCGTGTGTGCCATCGTCGCCGGCGGGCATGGGATTGGGTCATGCGGCCAAcattgccacgcccccggCATCGGCCCCCGCCCAGATCATGGGAGGTGGACCGGGGCAAGGCCAGAAGATGTTCTTCGCCATGAGCAATCCG TACCCCTTGCTGCCGCGCTCCCACCAACCGGGCACTCCGAGTCTGGAGCACTTGCAGCTGGACGCCTTTGCGCCAGGAAGTTACATATTTAAGAATCACAACGGTCTGTCCTCATTGCCGCCGCCTGTGAGTGCCCAGCCCACGATGCTGCTGCATGGATATACGCCGAGCCACAGCGCCGAACCGCCAGCTAGTTCGCCCTCGTACAAATCAATGCCATCCACTCCCAAGTCGGCCACGTATCTAATGAGTGCGCCACCGGAACGCGGAATGGATCATTCATCAGCGGCGGCGAGTGGAGGCGATGAGAGCGATATGGATGCCGATGGTCAGCAGTTTATACTGGCTCCTACTCCTGCCCAATTGGGACGAGCTCCACTTCAGCGGCGCAAGAATCTAT CGCAAAGCAAGTCGGAGAACAATGTGTCCTTCGGAGCTAATCTAGGGGCCAGCAATGGACAGCACATTAGCCGCAAGCTGCACTCGCCCACAATGATGGAGGCCTCGTCGCCGATCATAGGCCATGTGAACAGCAGCAGCCTCAGCTCTGCCCTGCCCACGCCCACATCCTCGACAACTACGCCGAACAGCGATGAGCAATTGCCTCTGACGCCGACCACTAGCAGCGCCAACAGCAATATTCAGCAGCAGCCCAAATCTCCGATGAAGGGAGCGCCTGGATCAGCGGCAGCGGCGCTCAAAAAGAAGAACGATGAGATGAACAA CAGTGTGCTCAAGCAGGTGGACTTTGAGAAGAAGTACAAGGCCCTGCCGCAGTTTCAGCCTGAGGATTGCCAGTCGCCCAGTGCCATCGCTGTGCCCTCTTCGCCGCGCGTCTATGGCACCAACTACCGCAAGAAGAACACGGCTCCGCCGCCAACTCAGAAGCTAA TGTGCGATGACGACTCCATTGACGAACCAGCTTCGGCACCGCCCACAACCACCCAACGTTTCTTTGGTCCTGACTTTACCAACGAGCTAAAGG ACGAACGCCTTGCAGAACTGGACAGCTCTGACCAAACGGGCCGCTCGCCCAGGACGCCAAAGACACCGCTGCAGAGCGCTCGTTCGGATGCCAGCGAGAAGGGCCACCGCAAGGTGCTGGAGACGCGTCGCCACCTGGTCATGCAGCTGTTCGCCGAGCACGGTAACTTTCCCACTGCCCAGGCAACCATAGCCTTTCAG aCCAAGCACATCGATGTCTTTCCGCGCAAGCAAGACCTGCAGCTGAAGATACGAGAGGTGCGCCAGAAGCTGCTTGGCCAGGCATCCTGCACTCCGCACTCGGCGGGTCCCAACACGCCGTCCGACTCCAACTCGTCGTCAACCACATTGAGTGCCAGTAGCGGCGGCTTGAATGTGCAGGCCACCAATGCAGCAG ATGTTTTTCAATATTACTAA